A portion of the Bacillus thuringiensis genome contains these proteins:
- a CDS encoding sporulation initiation phosphotransferase B, whose amino-acid sequence MNEKWTIIDALRHSRHDWLNRMQMVKGNLSLGKVEEIHSLIDRFVQEARQESNLMGLSMPLFSEWILTYNWKQQPCLLEYEVLGKLHNLSHLDETVCTWTNQFFSMLQHSLDVYVENYVCITIECDAENARFFFDFRGKLTSVEELQNWLATQNNKWYSISYTVRDEEVSVILQPIEKSVVK is encoded by the coding sequence ATGAATGAAAAATGGACAATTATAGATGCATTGCGCCATTCAAGACATGATTGGCTCAATCGTATGCAGATGGTGAAAGGAAACCTTTCACTTGGAAAAGTGGAAGAAATTCATAGTCTCATCGATCGTTTTGTCCAAGAAGCGAGACAAGAATCCAATCTGATGGGGTTATCAATGCCTTTATTTTCAGAGTGGATTTTAACATATAATTGGAAACAGCAGCCGTGCTTATTGGAGTACGAAGTATTAGGGAAATTACATAACTTATCTCACTTAGATGAGACTGTATGTACATGGACGAATCAATTTTTCTCAATGCTTCAGCATAGTTTAGACGTATATGTTGAAAATTATGTTTGTATCACAATTGAATGTGACGCGGAGAATGCTCGTTTCTTTTTTGATTTTCGTGGTAAGCTAACGAGTGTAGAAGAACTACAGAATTGGCTTGCGACCCAAAACAATAAATGGTATTCCATTTCTTATACAGTGCGAGACGAAGAAGTCTCAGTTATATTACAACCAATTGAAAAAAGTGTGGTGAAATAA
- the rpmA gene encoding 50S ribosomal protein L27: protein MLRLDLQFFASKKGVGSTKNGRDSQSKRLGAKRADGQTVSGGSILYRQRGTKIYPGVNVGRGGDDTLYAKVDGVVRFERLGRDRKQVSVYPVAQEA, encoded by the coding sequence ATGTTAAGATTAGATCTTCAGTTTTTCGCATCTAAGAAAGGTGTAGGTAGTACAAAGAACGGTCGTGACTCTCAGTCAAAACGTCTTGGTGCTAAACGCGCAGATGGTCAAACGGTTTCAGGTGGTTCAATTCTTTACCGTCAACGCGGTACAAAAATTTATCCAGGTGTTAACGTTGGTCGTGGTGGCGATGACACTTTATACGCGAAAGTTGACGGCGTAGTACGCTTTGAGCGTCTTGGCCGTGACCGCAAACAAGTGAGCGTATATCCTGTTGCTCAAGAAGCATAA
- a CDS encoding ribosomal-processing cysteine protease Prp gives MIKITISRTKLGSIQSFKMTGHADYAPHGQDLVCAGTTAVVFGSINAVEELCNVQATIELGSDGGFLTYELPNDLDVHAAEKAQILLEGLVVSLKTIELDYGKYIRLIEKVQEV, from the coding sequence ATGATTAAAATTACGATAAGTCGCACGAAATTAGGAAGTATCCAATCATTTAAAATGACTGGACATGCCGATTATGCGCCACATGGACAAGACCTTGTCTGTGCTGGAACTACAGCGGTTGTGTTTGGTTCTATAAATGCAGTGGAAGAACTTTGTAATGTGCAGGCAACTATTGAACTCGGAAGTGATGGCGGATTCTTAACGTATGAATTGCCTAATGATTTAGACGTTCATGCAGCAGAAAAAGCACAGATACTTTTAGAAGGATTGGTTGTTTCGCTTAAGACGATCGAACTTGATTACGGAAAGTATATCCGTTTAATAGAAAAAGTGCAGGAGGTGTAA
- the rplU gene encoding 50S ribosomal protein L21, producing MYAIIETGGKQIKVEAGQAIYIEKLDVEAGETVTFDKVLFVGGENVKVGSPVVEGATVTAKVEKQGRAKKIIVFKYKAKKNNRKKQGHRQPYTKLVVEAINA from the coding sequence ATGTACGCAATTATCGAAACAGGTGGAAAACAAATTAAAGTTGAAGCTGGTCAAGCAATCTACATTGAAAAATTAGATGTTGAAGCTGGTGAAACTGTTACTTTTGACAAAGTTCTTTTCGTTGGTGGCGAAAACGTTAAAGTTGGTAGCCCAGTTGTAGAAGGTGCAACAGTTACTGCGAAAGTTGAAAAACAAGGTCGCGCTAAGAAAATCATCGTTTTCAAATACAAAGCGAAAAAGAACAATCGTAAGAAACAAGGTCATCGTCAACCTTACACTAAGCTAGTTGTTGAAGCTATCAACGCTTAA
- a CDS encoding Rne/Rng family ribonuclease has protein sequence MKTLYVNYAGSEKRVAIEEKNKIVEFLWKRNEEQEIVGHIYVGRIVRTIAGMNAAFVNIGLEKHAYLSYDDVPASYRIHEGQAILVQVVKEAIDTKGPKLTANIEFTGKYVVYMPFDEMRAVSRKIKNNKRRQQLLEIEVEGTGGYIFRSASEKGEIEEIQAEMQGLQQLYEELKRKENQGKAPLLLHRPATFLDRVFQENPIETIEKVVVDTRSIVKELEDKVGKEKVSFYNEKSSMFNHFGIEREIEKALQKIVWLPNGAYLIVEQMETMTVIDVNTGKFTGKQNLQDTVLRTNEMAAEEIARQLRLRDIGGMILIDFINMKKREDKEKVRECLIAAMKDDRTYTRVLGFTELGILEMTRKRKKHSLRDVLLEECVSCKATGYVMSYETIAYELERELITYGNIEDEAVLIAAPKELQKQFLQKELQKNIPFEIYFKDDIIEKYAIIRFGSKKEIVERKK, from the coding sequence TTGAAAACGTTATATGTGAATTACGCTGGTTCGGAAAAGCGCGTTGCAATTGAAGAGAAGAACAAGATTGTTGAGTTTTTATGGAAACGTAATGAAGAGCAAGAAATTGTTGGGCATATTTATGTTGGACGTATCGTAAGAACAATTGCTGGAATGAACGCAGCTTTTGTAAACATCGGTTTAGAAAAACATGCGTATCTTTCATACGATGATGTACCAGCTTCTTATCGTATACATGAAGGGCAAGCGATACTCGTACAAGTTGTGAAAGAGGCAATTGATACGAAAGGGCCTAAGTTGACAGCGAATATAGAATTTACCGGGAAATATGTCGTTTATATGCCGTTTGATGAGATGCGAGCTGTTTCTCGGAAAATAAAAAATAATAAAAGAAGACAACAGTTACTTGAAATTGAAGTAGAAGGAACGGGAGGTTACATTTTCCGCTCTGCCTCTGAAAAAGGGGAAATTGAAGAAATACAAGCTGAAATGCAAGGGTTACAACAGTTGTATGAAGAGTTAAAAAGAAAAGAGAATCAAGGGAAGGCGCCGTTATTACTTCATCGACCGGCGACCTTTTTAGATCGTGTATTTCAAGAGAACCCAATTGAAACAATTGAAAAAGTAGTTGTAGATACAAGAAGTATAGTAAAAGAATTAGAAGACAAAGTTGGAAAAGAAAAAGTATCTTTTTATAATGAAAAGTCTTCGATGTTTAACCATTTTGGAATAGAGCGTGAAATTGAGAAAGCACTCCAAAAAATTGTGTGGCTTCCAAATGGTGCTTATTTAATTGTAGAGCAAATGGAGACGATGACTGTAATTGATGTGAATACGGGCAAGTTTACTGGAAAACAAAATTTACAAGATACAGTACTTCGCACAAATGAGATGGCAGCTGAAGAAATTGCACGCCAATTAAGACTTCGTGATATTGGTGGTATGATATTAATTGATTTTATTAATATGAAAAAAAGAGAAGATAAAGAAAAGGTAAGAGAATGTCTCATAGCTGCTATGAAAGATGATCGTACTTATACAAGAGTGCTTGGATTTACTGAGTTAGGAATTTTGGAGATGACACGAAAACGTAAAAAACATTCTTTACGTGACGTATTACTAGAAGAGTGTGTATCTTGCAAAGCGACGGGTTATGTAATGTCGTATGAAACAATTGCGTATGAGCTAGAGAGAGAATTAATCACATATGGCAACATAGAGGATGAGGCAGTATTAATCGCTGCGCCTAAAGAACTGCAAAAACAATTTTTGCAAAAAGAATTACAAAAAAATATTCCATTTGAAATTTATTTCAAAGATGATATTATCGAAAAGTACGCTATTATCCGTTTTGGAAGTAAAAAAGAAATTGTAGAACGGAAAAAATAG
- the spoIVFB gene encoding stage IV sporulation intramembrane metalloprotease SpoIVFB, whose amino-acid sequence MIKYRDVLTKISVHPLFWVIIVIGIFTARFKELLLLFCIVLIHELGHAFAAAHYNWRIKRIQLLPFGGVAELEEHGNKSLKEELVVVIAGPIQHVWMMLVGYMLFEAGWLNAELYYFFMWNNIIILAFNLLPIWPLDGGKVLFNILSYRFPYLQAHEKMMKLSCVFLGVILGWQLLWNSNNIMMWVLLIFLAVSLYQEWKQRRYAFMRFLLERYYGNKRGIEKIAPIEVQSEDHLYKIFTKFRRGYKHSIIVRGKYKEHYTLDENELLYAYFTEKRTTSSVEELIG is encoded by the coding sequence TTGATTAAATATAGGGACGTTTTAACGAAAATTTCCGTGCATCCATTATTTTGGGTTATTATTGTCATTGGTATTTTTACTGCACGTTTTAAAGAGTTACTACTGTTATTTTGTATCGTTCTTATTCATGAACTTGGGCATGCTTTTGCAGCAGCACACTATAATTGGCGTATAAAAAGAATTCAGCTTTTGCCGTTTGGTGGTGTCGCCGAGCTTGAGGAACATGGTAATAAGTCATTGAAAGAGGAACTTGTTGTCGTAATTGCAGGACCGATTCAACATGTTTGGATGATGCTGGTAGGTTATATGTTGTTTGAAGCCGGTTGGCTGAATGCAGAGTTATATTATTTCTTTATGTGGAATAATATAATTATTTTAGCGTTTAATTTACTCCCTATTTGGCCGTTAGATGGCGGGAAAGTATTGTTTAATATACTATCATATCGTTTTCCTTATTTACAAGCACATGAAAAGATGATGAAATTGTCATGTGTTTTTTTGGGTGTAATATTAGGATGGCAGTTGCTCTGGAATAGTAACAATATTATGATGTGGGTACTACTCATATTTTTGGCAGTGTCGTTATATCAAGAGTGGAAACAAAGACGGTATGCATTTATGCGTTTTTTATTAGAACGTTATTATGGAAATAAAAGAGGGATTGAAAAGATTGCACCTATTGAAGTGCAATCAGAAGATCATTTATATAAGATATTCACAAAATTTCGTAGAGGATATAAGCATTCTATTATCGTCCGTGGAAAATATAAAGAGCATTACACATTGGATGAAAATGAATTGCTCTATGCATATTTTACTGAAAAACGAACAACTTCATCAGTTGAAGAATTAATCGGTTAG
- the spoIVFA gene encoding stage IV sporulation protein SpoIVFA produces the protein MKNRRVEEIKKRIAKRKAEQERMEEEQYFTGGNFDSETVFIEDGEKEMHPLFRKEVFFFKVLLSAILVLSVAILYKNAPSSFNGAKAVTEKVMKEEFQFATVAKWYEKQFGKPLVFYSPNEKKEGSIQQKDYAIPASGKVMQGFQKNGQGVFVQTATNATVESVNEGLVVFAGKKEELGNTVQIQHADGTESWYANLNDMSVKLYDYVSKKQKIGTVSNDTNDKNGKFYFAIKKNEKFIDPIQVISFD, from the coding sequence ATGAAGAATAGACGCGTAGAAGAAATTAAAAAGCGGATTGCAAAAAGGAAGGCCGAGCAAGAAAGGATGGAGGAAGAGCAGTATTTTACCGGAGGGAATTTTGATAGCGAAACAGTATTTATTGAAGATGGAGAAAAGGAAATGCATCCTTTATTTCGAAAGGAAGTCTTTTTCTTCAAAGTTTTATTATCAGCAATATTAGTTCTTTCGGTTGCTATTTTATATAAGAATGCTCCTTCTTCATTCAATGGAGCTAAAGCTGTTACAGAAAAAGTGATGAAAGAGGAATTTCAGTTTGCTACTGTAGCGAAATGGTACGAAAAGCAATTTGGAAAACCGCTCGTATTCTATTCGCCAAACGAGAAAAAAGAAGGAAGTATTCAGCAAAAAGATTATGCAATTCCTGCTTCTGGAAAGGTAATGCAAGGGTTTCAAAAAAATGGCCAAGGTGTATTTGTCCAAACAGCTACAAATGCAACAGTTGAGTCAGTGAATGAAGGATTAGTTGTTTTTGCGGGTAAGAAAGAGGAACTTGGAAATACAGTTCAAATTCAACATGCAGATGGTACGGAGTCATGGTATGCAAACTTAAACGATATGTCAGTGAAATTATATGATTACGTTTCAAAAAAACAAAAAATTGGAACGGTGAGTAATGATACAAATGATAAAAATGGAAAGTTTTATTTTGCGATAAAAAAGAATGAAAAATTTATTGATCCGATCCAGGTGATATCATTTGATTAA
- the minD gene encoding septum site-determining protein MinD, giving the protein MGEAIVITSGKGGVGKTTTSANIGTALALSGKKVCLIDTDIGLRNLDVVMGLENRIVFDLVDVVEGRCRLPQALIKDKRFDDLYLLPAAQTSDKSAVTPEQMDELIQVLRQDYDYILIDCPAGIEQGFKNAVAGADKAIVVTTPEVSSMRDADRIIGLLEKEDIEPPKLVINRVRSHMLHEQDMLDVDEIVRTLSIELLGVVEDDDEVIRATNTGEPVALQPSGKAALAYRNIARRLLGENVPLQAFEQEKVSVFAKVKNFFGIR; this is encoded by the coding sequence GTGGGAGAGGCAATAGTAATTACATCTGGAAAAGGCGGAGTAGGTAAAACTACAACGTCTGCGAACATTGGTACGGCCCTAGCGTTATCTGGAAAGAAAGTGTGCTTAATTGACACAGATATCGGTCTTCGAAATTTAGACGTAGTAATGGGGCTGGAAAATCGTATTGTATTTGATCTTGTTGATGTCGTTGAAGGGCGTTGCCGTTTACCTCAGGCTCTTATTAAAGATAAACGTTTTGATGATCTTTATTTATTACCTGCAGCACAAACGAGTGATAAATCAGCGGTAACACCTGAACAAATGGATGAATTAATACAAGTATTACGTCAAGATTATGATTACATATTAATTGATTGTCCTGCGGGGATTGAGCAGGGGTTTAAAAATGCGGTAGCTGGTGCGGATAAAGCAATCGTTGTTACGACGCCAGAAGTATCCTCAATGCGCGATGCGGATCGTATTATTGGGCTTTTAGAAAAAGAGGATATTGAACCACCGAAACTTGTTATTAACCGTGTACGTAGTCATATGCTTCATGAACAGGATATGTTAGATGTTGATGAAATTGTACGTACATTGTCAATCGAGCTTCTTGGTGTTGTCGAAGATGACGATGAAGTTATTCGAGCTACAAATACAGGTGAACCTGTGGCGTTGCAACCAAGCGGAAAAGCAGCGTTGGCTTATCGTAATATTGCAAGACGCTTGTTAGGTGAGAATGTACCATTACAAGCATTTGAACAAGAAAAGGTATCGGTATTTGCAAAGGTGAAAAACTTCTTTGGAATCCGTTAA
- the minC gene encoding septum site-determining protein MinC yields the protein MEEKKQQNVTIKGTKDGITLHLDDCCSFSELLMELDEKLSTHYYDGDGRSLIEVHVKVGNRYLTEVQQEEIRTLIRNKKNLVVDSIESDVITKAEAIAWKEETEIVPISKIVRSGQVLHVKGNLLLIGDVNPGGTVIAGGNIFVVGSLRGIAHAGYYGDSDAVIAASVMNPMQLRISDVAMRAPEEKEDGAEAAECAYINENNHIVVDRLQLLTHLRPNLTKLERGIV from the coding sequence GTGGAAGAAAAAAAGCAACAAAATGTAACGATAAAAGGGACAAAAGATGGGATAACGCTTCATTTAGATGATTGTTGTTCATTCTCAGAATTATTGATGGAATTAGACGAAAAACTTTCTACACATTACTACGATGGTGATGGGCGCTCTTTAATTGAAGTGCATGTGAAAGTAGGAAATCGTTATTTAACAGAAGTCCAACAAGAAGAGATTCGTACGTTAATTCGTAATAAAAAGAATCTTGTTGTGGATTCAATTGAAAGTGATGTTATCACTAAAGCAGAAGCAATAGCTTGGAAAGAAGAAACAGAAATTGTCCCTATTTCCAAAATTGTTCGCTCTGGACAAGTTTTACATGTAAAAGGAAATTTGTTGTTAATTGGAGATGTTAATCCAGGCGGAACGGTTATCGCTGGGGGGAATATTTTTGTTGTAGGATCATTAAGAGGAATTGCGCATGCTGGGTATTATGGGGATTCGGATGCTGTAATCGCTGCATCTGTTATGAACCCGATGCAACTTCGAATTAGTGATGTGGCAATGCGGGCTCCGGAAGAGAAAGAAGACGGAGCGGAGGCGGCAGAATGTGCGTATATTAATGAGAACAATCACATTGTTGTCGATCGCCTGCAACTTCTCACTCATCTTAGACCTAATTTAACAAAGTTAGAAAGGGGAATTGTATAG
- the mreD gene encoding rod shape-determining protein MreD: MMKILKRAALPLLLLFVFLFENMFATVVPTDVFWKDSIAAPHFFIIVLCFITVYYSPVQGIYYGLLFGFLFDTVYTELVGIYIFAYPILAYLVYSVMKVLQLNLFIVVSIILASIVALEYYVYGFLTLLGRTHMPAHVFFTDRLLSTLLLNAIFLLIVCFPLRRYIVRLSKAMEEKEKRIF, encoded by the coding sequence ATGATGAAGATATTAAAAAGAGCAGCTCTTCCTCTTTTGCTCCTTTTTGTGTTTCTATTTGAAAATATGTTTGCTACAGTTGTTCCAACGGATGTGTTTTGGAAAGACAGTATAGCAGCACCGCATTTCTTTATAATCGTCTTATGTTTTATTACAGTGTATTATAGTCCGGTCCAAGGGATTTATTACGGACTATTATTTGGCTTCTTATTTGATACCGTATACACAGAACTTGTCGGGATATATATTTTTGCTTATCCGATTTTAGCTTATTTAGTTTATAGTGTGATGAAAGTATTACAATTGAATTTATTTATTGTTGTTTCTATCATATTAGCTAGCATTGTAGCACTAGAGTATTATGTGTATGGATTCTTAACTTTGTTAGGACGTACTCATATGCCGGCGCATGTCTTTTTCACAGATCGTCTCCTTTCTACTTTATTGTTAAATGCTATTTTCTTATTGATAGTTTGTTTCCCACTGAGACGATATATAGTGCGTCTTTCAAAAGCGATGGAAGAAAAAGAAAAAAGGATTTTCTAA
- the mreC gene encoding rod shape-determining protein MreC — protein MPQFFLNKRLIVLLVSIILLVALIGISLKERNSLTWPEQFVKDTVGVVERVFQKPAKYVAGFFENVEDVKRTYEENKELKAKLDNYAGLSGKVKQLEDDNKKLQELTGKKELNSGYTEIPATVVSRNPDKWYDLIGIDKGAQQGIKKDMAVVTSQGLVGRVKSVSQFTSSVELLSSMSRTNRVSAIVQGQEKIFGLIEGYDKEKQLLLFTKIGSDAPVAKDQLVVTSGLGDIFPKGLVIGKIVDVQPDAYGLTKTAYVKPAADLNDVEHITVAKRATPSAPLE, from the coding sequence GTGCCACAGTTTTTCTTAAACAAAAGATTAATTGTTTTGTTGGTTAGTATTATTCTTCTCGTGGCATTGATTGGAATCTCATTGAAAGAACGGAACAGTTTAACATGGCCAGAGCAGTTTGTTAAAGACACTGTCGGTGTTGTAGAACGTGTATTCCAAAAGCCAGCGAAATACGTAGCTGGATTCTTCGAAAATGTAGAGGATGTAAAGCGCACGTATGAAGAGAATAAAGAATTAAAAGCAAAATTAGATAATTATGCAGGTCTATCAGGGAAAGTAAAACAATTAGAAGATGATAACAAGAAGCTACAAGAGCTAACTGGTAAGAAAGAGTTAAATAGCGGGTATACTGAAATTCCAGCTACTGTTGTTTCTCGTAATCCAGATAAATGGTACGATTTAATTGGAATTGATAAAGGGGCACAGCAAGGAATTAAAAAAGATATGGCTGTAGTAACTTCACAAGGGTTAGTTGGAAGAGTGAAAAGTGTATCTCAGTTTACATCATCAGTAGAATTACTAAGTTCTATGAGCCGAACAAATCGCGTTTCTGCTATTGTACAAGGGCAAGAGAAAATCTTTGGTTTGATTGAAGGTTATGACAAAGAAAAACAATTACTTCTTTTCACAAAGATTGGCTCTGATGCACCGGTAGCAAAAGATCAACTAGTTGTAACATCTGGACTTGGTGATATTTTCCCGAAAGGTCTTGTAATTGGAAAAATCGTTGATGTTCAGCCGGATGCATATGGCTTAACAAAAACAGCTTATGTAAAACCTGCCGCTGATTTAAATGACGTAGAGCATATTACGGTTGCTAAACGTGCAACACCTTCAGCGCCATTAGAATAG
- the mreB gene encoding cell shape-determining protein MreB, producing MFGFGGFTRDLGIDLGTANTLVYVKGKGVVLREPSVVALQTDTKQIVAVGSDAKQMIGRTPGNVVALRPMKDGVIADYETTATMMKYYIQQAQKSNGFFSRKPYVMVCVPSGITAVERRAVIDATRQAGARDAYPIEEPFAAAIGANLPVWEPTGSMVVDIGGGTTEVAIISLGGIVTSQSVRVAGDDMDDSIIQYIKKSYNLMIGERTAEALKLEIGSAGEPEGIEPMEIRGRDLVSGLPKTVLIQPEEIADALKDTVDAIVESVKNTLEKTPPELAADIMDRGIVLTGGGALLRNLDKVISEETKMPVLVAEDPLDCVAIGTGKALDNIDLFKTAAR from the coding sequence ATGTTTGGATTTGGTGGATTTACTCGCGATCTTGGAATAGACTTAGGAACTGCGAACACGCTTGTATATGTAAAAGGAAAAGGTGTAGTTTTACGTGAACCTTCAGTAGTTGCGTTACAAACTGATACGAAACAAATCGTTGCTGTAGGTAGCGACGCAAAACAAATGATTGGTCGTACACCAGGGAACGTTGTGGCACTTCGCCCGATGAAAGACGGTGTAATTGCTGATTATGAAACAACTGCAACAATGATGAAATATTACATTCAACAAGCTCAAAAATCAAACGGTTTCTTTTCACGTAAGCCGTATGTAATGGTATGTGTACCATCTGGTATTACAGCTGTAGAAAGACGTGCAGTAATCGATGCGACTCGTCAAGCGGGTGCTCGTGATGCTTATCCTATCGAAGAACCATTTGCAGCAGCAATTGGTGCAAACTTACCTGTTTGGGAACCAACTGGTAGTATGGTTGTTGATATCGGTGGTGGTACAACAGAAGTTGCAATTATTTCTTTAGGTGGTATTGTAACAAGCCAATCAGTTCGTGTTGCTGGTGATGATATGGACGATTCAATCATTCAGTACATTAAGAAAAGCTATAACTTAATGATTGGTGAAAGAACAGCTGAAGCATTAAAATTAGAAATTGGTTCTGCAGGCGAGCCAGAAGGTATCGAGCCTATGGAAATTCGCGGTCGTGATTTAGTAAGTGGTTTACCAAAAACAGTACTAATTCAGCCAGAAGAAATTGCGGATGCATTAAAAGATACAGTAGATGCGATTGTAGAATCAGTTAAAAATACGTTAGAAAAAACTCCACCGGAATTAGCGGCTGATATTATGGACCGCGGTATCGTATTAACAGGTGGCGGGGCATTACTACGTAACTTAGATAAAGTAATTAGTGAAGAAACAAAAATGCCAGTTCTTGTTGCAGAAGATCCATTAGATTGCGTAGCAATTGGAACGGGTAAAGCATTAGACAATATCGATCTTTTCAAAACTGCTGCTCGATAA
- the radC gene encoding DNA repair protein RadC: MNGIRDVVREEQPRERLLLEGAGSLSNRELLAVLLRTGSKEETVLKLSDKILHQFDGLRMLKDATLEELISIHGVGISKASQLMAAFELGRRMVRLEYQNRYSIRSPEDCAKYMMEEMRFLQQEHFVCLYLNTKNQVIHRQTIFIGSLNTSIVHPREVFKEAFRRAAASIICLHNHPSGDPTPSREDIEVTKRLVECGQIIGIEVLDHIIIGDHKFVSLKEKGHI; encoded by the coding sequence ATGAACGGTATTCGTGATGTTGTAAGAGAAGAACAACCACGGGAGCGTTTATTGTTAGAAGGTGCTGGAAGTTTATCAAATCGAGAGCTTCTCGCAGTGTTGCTCAGAACAGGTTCTAAAGAAGAAACAGTTTTAAAGTTGTCGGATAAAATTTTACACCAATTTGATGGCTTGCGTATGTTGAAAGATGCAACATTAGAAGAGCTAATTAGTATACATGGTGTTGGGATTTCAAAGGCATCGCAACTTATGGCGGCCTTTGAACTAGGTAGAAGAATGGTACGTTTAGAATATCAAAATAGATATAGTATTCGAAGTCCAGAAGATTGTGCGAAATACATGATGGAAGAAATGCGTTTTTTACAACAAGAGCATTTTGTTTGTTTATATTTAAATACAAAAAATCAAGTTATACATAGGCAAACGATCTTTATTGGAAGTTTAAACACGTCAATTGTACACCCAAGGGAAGTTTTTAAAGAAGCCTTCCGTCGTGCAGCAGCCTCTATCATATGTCTCCATAACCATCCCTCAGGAGACCCCACGCCGAGCCGTGAAGATATTGAAGTAACAAAACGCTTAGTAGAATGTGGCCAGATTATCGGAATTGAAGTGCTTGATCATATTATAATAGGTGACCATAAATTCGTGAGTTTAAAGGAAAAAGGTCATATTTAA
- a CDS encoding Maf family protein, with amino-acid sequence MKKIILASGSPRRKELLELASVPFEIVVSEVEETIGAYSSPSDIVMSLALQKASAVAENNSDHIVLGADTIVTYESRILGKPSNEDEAKEMLQLLSGKTHEVYTGVAIISKEKTVTFYERTEVTFWELTEEEIDTYVASKEPLDKAGSYGIQGKGSIFVQHIQGDYYSVVGLPIARLVRELKQFDIDVTHA; translated from the coding sequence ATGAAAAAAATAATTTTAGCTTCAGGGTCACCTCGGAGGAAGGAATTGCTTGAGTTAGCTAGCGTACCATTTGAAATCGTTGTAAGTGAAGTAGAGGAAACAATTGGTGCATATTCATCGCCTTCTGATATTGTAATGTCGCTTGCCTTGCAAAAAGCATCAGCGGTTGCAGAAAATAATAGTGATCACATTGTGTTAGGTGCAGATACAATTGTTACATATGAGTCGCGTATTCTTGGTAAGCCTTCTAATGAGGATGAGGCGAAAGAGATGTTACAATTACTATCAGGGAAAACACATGAAGTGTATACAGGTGTTGCGATTATATCAAAAGAAAAAACGGTTACTTTTTATGAGCGTACAGAAGTTACGTTTTGGGAATTAACAGAAGAGGAAATTGATACATACGTCGCGTCGAAAGAACCTCTTGATAAAGCAGGTAGTTATGGGATTCAAGGTAAAGGGTCTATTTTCGTTCAACATATTCAAGGGGACTACTATAGTGTAGTTGGCTTACCAATTGCACGTCTCGTTCGGGAATTAAAACAATTTGATATTGATGTAACCCATGCGTAA